The following proteins are co-located in the Macrobrachium rosenbergii isolate ZJJX-2024 chromosome 26, ASM4041242v1, whole genome shotgun sequence genome:
- the LOC136853043 gene encoding oplophorus-luciferin 2-monooxygenase non-catalytic subunit-like has translation MAATWTKYVFVLYAMAYLWIIAQAYEPHELSTDASKPKDLLSDNVTLTISNDTSLPTAIPCPNPHDILPCQCYAISNTTMDINCSNVTSEDQLRVVFSKRFPFINFRTLTIQGNIRLNALRGGDLGKCTFQNIDIRDSALIELEDSALENSYNTMMTLTLINNNLVSIPEISQFSSLWSLDFSYNALIEFPQLYSTTLSRLVLQGYAWDAVPVNAFKYLPALNTIQISFCSLAKLQPDTFTNNNFGYISLESNNIGSIPTDGFLMYGSNNTLLLNSNRITNIPPGAFSGVTGTLQLSYNSLTELPEDTWKPLLEDNVMLYIAGNPFTCGCEIAWLILNQTLLGRIHDQATCYDGQAFIELNPVWYETMCDY, from the exons ATGGCAGCCACATGGACCAAATATGTATTTGTGCTGTATGCAATGGCATACTTGTGGATAATTGCCCAGGCATATGAACCCCACGAACTGTCAACAGACGCAAGTAAACCAAAAGATCTATTGTCAGATAATGTTACTCTAACCATTTCTAACGACACGAGTCTACCCACGGCTATTCCCTGCCCAAACCCTCATGACATCCTACCATGTCAATGTTATGCAATTAGCAACACAACTATGGATATCAACTGCTCAAATGTAACAAGTGAGGATCAGCTGAGGGTCGTCTTCAGCAAGCGATTCCCTTTCATTAACTTCAGAACACTGACAATACAAGGAAACATACGTCTGAATGCACTGCGTGGAGGAGACCTAGGCAAATGTACCTTCCAGAACATAGACATCAGGGACTCTGCACTAATTGAACTAGAAGATTCTGCCCTAGAGAACAGTTACAACACTATGATGACCCTTACTCTAATCAACAACAACCTCGTTTCAATACCAGAGATCTCACAATTCTCCAGTTTATGGTCACTTGACTTTTCGTACAATGCTTTGATAGAATTTCCTCAGCTATATTCAACAACACTGTCAAGGCTCGTTCTACAAGGTTACGCTTGGGATGCGGTTCCAGTTAATGCATTTAAATACCTACCAGCACTTAACAcaatacaaatttcattttgttcacTAGCAAAACTACAACCTG aCACCTTTACCAACAACAATTTTGGATACATAAGTCTGGAAAGCAACAATATCGGCTCCATTCCAACGGATGGATTTCTTATGTATGGATCCAACAACACTTTACTCCTCAACAGTAATCGAATTACAAATATACCTCCAGGAGCTTTCTCTG GTGTCACTGGGACACTGCAACTGAGTTACAATTCCCTCACAGAATTGCCTGAGGATACATGGAAACCTTTACTGGAAGACAATGTAATGCTTTATATAGCAG gTAACCCATTTACCTGTGGCTGTGAAATTGCCTGGCTGATCCTCAATCAAACTCTCCTTGGCAGAATTCATGATCAGGCAACTTGTTATGATGGACAAGCTTTCATTGAATTGAATCCAGTATGGTATGAAACAATGTGTGACTATTAG